In Malassezia vespertilionis chromosome 7, complete sequence, the following proteins share a genomic window:
- a CDS encoding DNA-directed RNA polymerase (BUSCO:EOG092605OK; COG:K; EggNog:ENOG503NVF6), whose product MDSTRAITSHVKSASFSFLTADEVRSISVRQIVNPVLLDNANAPTEGGLYDPGLGPMRLDDICRTCHMNHFECPGHFGHIELPAPVFHPLFMNHAFSLLRGMCVFCHHFTISRVAMAKYVAQFKLLDYGLMDEAENMAIEQLRRPLRIDAEDEEEAMVMREDTKLESVDEFVQRIETATRNILQKAVRAGVTKGSERGAAGYAARRDLRNVFLKDILRRRCERCQATNPTLRKDGFVKITERALSARDTAIHEARGIKRDNVLLAERASRSDAVAMEVEQPTENHAAVSLKDARKLSKEAGTQARAVPASECRANLRRLFANEAEICSLLFGRHPIFATNTSAPSADIFFFEVICVTPTRFRPASVMGDQTFENAQNELLTKILHSSLDVRKKNETAQAYHRKTNYPSLDDLDDGESMRLQKQWNVDRRTAMDDLLSAMMQLQVAVNCYIDASKNPAPMRQGQAPPPGVKQGLEKKEGLFRKHMMGKRVNFAARSVISPDVNIETNEIGVPPVFAKRLTFPEPVTVHNYEVMRQLVINGPDTYPGAHAVRAEDGTETLLKNVSVEERTALANQLLTPQGQVSRQSIGTFGGIGGALRTPIANKQVLRHLRTGDIVVMNRQPTLHKPSMMAHKARVLQGERTIRMHYANCNSYNADFDGDEMNMHFPQSQLARAECYNIANTDNQYLVPTSGSPLRGLIQDHVVAGVWMTSKNTLYTREEYSQFVFGALRPENYGIAGRIAMLPPAILKPQRLWTGKQVISTILLNVKPPHVPGLNLDSKAKVAGRYWGPSHKEEEIVRVRDGEMLTGVLDKAQIGASAYGLIHSVYEIFGAENAGRMLSILSRLFTAWLQHNAFSCRMDDLLLSAEGDSMRRDLLEKGADCGLEAAVKNVGLEGKPNDSDTNYNLRLRLEEVLRDDIKLASLDADMMSASNKLTSAVINACIPDGLLRKFPENNMQMMAVTGAKGSAVNVSSISCLLGPQALEGRRVPVMVSGKTLPSFKAFDTAARAGGFVANRFLTGIAPQEYYFHCMAGREGLIDTAVKTSRSGYLQRCLIKHLEGVSVQYDQTVRNSDGFLLQFHYGEDALDVTRSKYLEQFDFSIQNFEAYRRRYNPLQLQETMEVEEAPDYMKRALKKPHKYPPVMSVYAPMRHFGSMSESFARKVEAYIATNPHKLLAEKKRKQVESAPQPLLAKPKLGIEQFRAMSKVLYHHGLVEPGENVGLLAAQGIGEPSTQMTLNTFHFAGHGAANVTLGIPRLREIVMTASKEIKTPIMRLPVCTGITEAQMRTFCKDGSRLVLSQIVEDATVTERILPKTAANGYQRQKMYTVRLQFYPADEVHEEYNASTEHVLQGLEATFVPLIEREIQREMKRQRQDQVRQTQAIGHGQSFAEGQTETTAAEGVEPNAEDSDDEAPVSDTEDNADAAKRRANAASVSYDDRDETDDDLHTAFQDEELIDDEAMEDTIETRISDLGEKFQSETKYVQAFRFDAKHGAWAEFDLHIHSSAEKMLLINLVERVCCASVVHEIPRISRVLVPPPTPGNDAVALTAEGINIPGMWEFAFGLVDLDAIYTNDIGALLACYGVEAARAAIVSELKGIFDTYGIGVSMRHLYLIADYQTAFGDFRPFSRGGLADSPSPLLKASFEMTMAFLSGAALFQEEDHLSSPSANIVMGRPVTMGTGAVTVHAAVPARA is encoded by the coding sequence ATGGATAGTACGCGTGCGATTACATCGCACGTCAAATCCGCCTCGTTCAGCTTCCTTACAGCAGACGAGGTGCGTAGTATTTCAGTACGGCAGATTGTGAACCCTGTCTTGCTGGATAATGCAAATGCGCCGACGGAAGGCGGTCTGTACGACCCCGGCCTTGGCCCCATGCGCCTCGACGATATATGCCGTACGTGCCACATGAACCACTTTGAGTGTCCTGGGCATTTTGGGCACATTGAGCTACCTGCGCCTGTATTCCACCCCTTGTTTATGAACCATGCTTTTTCTCTATTGCGCGGGATGTGCGTCTTTTGTCACCACTTTACCATTTCGCGCGTGGCTATGGCCAAGTACGTAGCGCAGTTTAAGCTGCTTGACTACGGCCTtatggacgaggcggagAACATGGCGATagagcagctgcggcgcccaTTGCGTATTGAtgccgaggacgaggaggaggcgATGGTCATGCGCGAAGATACCAAACTAGAGTCTGTCGACGAGTttgtccagcgcatcgagacGGCCACTAGGAACATACTACAAAAAGCAGTCCGTGCGGGCGTCACAAAGGGCtcggagcgcggcgcggcaggctacgcggcgcggcgcgaccTGCGGAATGTATTCCTGAAGGATatcttgcgccgccgctgcgagCGGTGCCAAGCCACCAATCCCACACTGCGTAAAGACGGATTCGTAAAGATCACAGAGCGTGCCTTGTCTGCACGCGACACAGCGATCCACGAAGCGCGCGGGATCAAGCGCGATAATGTGCTCCtggccgagcgcgcgagcagaaGCGATGCAGTTGCGATGGAGGTCGAGCAGCCCACGGAGAATCACGCCGCCGTCTCCCTCAAAGACGCACGCAAACTCAGCAAAGAGGCCGGCACGCAGGCAAGGGCCGTCCCTGCGAGCGAGTGCCGCGCAaacctgcgccgcctctTTGCAAACGAAGCCGAGATTTGCAGCCTACTCTTTGGGCGCCATCCCATCTTTGCGACCAACACTtctgcgcccagcgccgatATCTTCTTTTTCGAGGTGATCTGTGTCACACCCACGCGTTTCCGCCCTGCGAGCGTGATGGGCGACCAAACGTTTGAGAATGCACAAAACGAGCTGCTTACCAAGATCCTGCACTCGTCTCTGGACGTACGCAAGAAGAATGAAACGGCGCAAGCGTATCACCGCAAGACAAACTACCCGTCGCTCGACGACCTCGACGATGGCGAAagcatgcgcctgcaaaagCAATGGAATGTCGACCGGCGCACCGCCATGGACGATCTGCTCTCGGCCATGATGCAGCTGCAAGTCGCTGTCAACTGCTACATAGACGCGAGCAAAAATCCCGCACCCATGCGTCagggccaagcgccgccgccgggcGTGAAGCAGGGTTTGGAAAAGAAGGAGGGCCTTTTTCGCAAGCACATGATGGGCAAGCGTGTCaactttgccgcgcgctcggtTATTTCGCCCGACGTCAATATCGAAACGAATGAAATCGGCGTTCCGCCCGTGTTTGCGAAACGCCTTACGTTTCCCGAGCCCGTCACCGTCCACAACTACGAGGTCATGCGCCAGCTGGTGATCAATGGCCCCGATACATACCCCGGTGCCCACGCCGTCCGTGCCGAGGACGGCACAGAGACGCTGCTCAAGAACGTATCGGTCGAggagcgcaccgcgctggcCAACCAGCTCCTGACGCCCCAGGGCCAAGTCTCGCGCCAGAGCATCGGCACGTTTGGCGgcattggcggcgcactgcgcacgccAATCGCCAACAAGCAAGTGCTTCGGCACCTGCGCACGGGCGATATTGTAGTGATGAACAGGCAGCCGACACTGCACAAGCCGTCGATGATGGCCCACAAAGCGCGTGTCCTGCAAGGCGAGCGCACTATCCGGATGCACTATGCCAACTGCAACTCGTACAATGCCGACTTTGATGGGGACGAAATGAACATGCATTTTCCGCAGTCGCAGCTTGCACGTGCTGAATGCTACAACATTGCCAACACAGACAACCAGTACCTTGTCCCCACCAGCGGAAGTCCTCTGCGTGGGCTGATCCAGGACCACGTCGTGGCGGGTGTGTGGATGACAAGCAAAAATACTCTCTACACACGCGAAGAGTACAGCCAGTTTgtctttggcgcgctgcgcccggAAAACTACGGCATTGCCGGCCGGATTGCGATGCTGCCGCCTGCGATTTTAaagccgcagcgcttgtgGACAGGGAAGCAGGTCATCTCTACGATCCTGCTCAATGTCAAGCCGCCGCACGTCCCAGGGCTGAACCTGGACTCCAAGGCGAAGGTCGCGGGGCGCTATTGGGGCCCCTCGCACAAAGAAGAAGAGAttgtgcgcgtgcgcgacggcgagaTGCTAACGGGAGtgctggacaaggcgcAGATCGGCGCATCGGCCTACGGCCTCATCCACAGCGTGTACGAAATTTTCGGTGCGGAAAATGCGGGGCGCATGCTGAGTATATTATCGCGCCTTTTTACCGCCTGGCTCCAGCACAATGCGTTTTCGTGTCGCATGGACGACTTGCTCCTCAGCGCCGAAGGCGACagtatgcgccgcgatcTCCTTGAGAAAGGCGCTGACTGCGGCCTGGAGGCGGCGGTGAAGAATGTCGGTTTGGAGGGCAAGCCAAACGACTCTGATACCAACTACAatctgcgcctgcgcctggaGGAAGTGCTGCGAGACGATATTAAACTTGcgtcgctcgacgcggATATGATGTCCGCTTCGAACAAGCTTACTTCGGCGGTGATCAATGCGTGCATTCCCGACGGGCTCTTGCGCAAATTCCCCGAGAACAATATGCAGATGATGGCTGTGACCGGCGCAAAAGGCAGTGCTGTGAATGTCTCCTCCATCTCCTGTCTCTTGGGgccgcaggcgctcgaAGGCCGTCGTGTGCCTGTGATGGTAAGCGGCAAGACACTCCCCTCGTTCAAGGCGTTTGACACTGCAGCCCGAGCGGGCGGCTTTGTCGCGAACCGTTTCTTGACGGggattgcgccgcaagagTACTACTTCCACTGCATGGCTGGCCGTGAGGGGCTGATTGATACTGCGGTCAAGACGTCGCGCTCTGGCTACCTGCAGCGGTGCCTGATCAAGCATCTCGAGGGCGTTTCTGTCCAGTACGACCAGACGGTGCGCAACAGCGATGGCTTTTTGCTCCAGTTTCACTACGGCGAGGACGCACTGGACGTGACGCGCTCCAAGTACTTGGAGCAATTCGACTTTAGCATCCAAAACTTTGAGGCCTACCGCCGGCGGTACAACCCATTACAGCTGCAGGAGACGATGGAGGTGGAAGAGGCGCCCGACTACATGAAACGCGCACTCAAGAAGCCACACAAGTATCCGCCAGTGATGAGCGTGTACGCACCCATGCGCCACTTTGGGTCCATGTCAGAGTCGTTTGCACGCAAGGTCGAGGCGTACATTGCCACGAATCCCcacaagctgctcgcggaaaagaagcgcaagcaggtgGAAAGTGCACCGCAACCCTTGCTGGCGAAGCCGAAACTGGGAATCGAGCAGTTCCGCGCGATGAGCAAGGTGCTATACCACCATGGGCTGGTCGAGCCCGGCGAGAATGTCGggctgctcgccgcgcaaggcatcggcgagccaagcacgcAAATGACCCTGAATACGTTCCACTTTGCGgggcacggcgcagcgaatGTCACGCTGGGCATTCCGCGTCTGCGCGAGATTGTAATGACTGCGTCCAAAGAGATCAAGACGCCGATTATGCGCCTTCCTGTTTGTACTGGGATCACCGAAGCGCAAATGCGCACGTTTTGCAAGGACGGCAGCCGCCTCGTTTTGAGCCAGATTGTGGAAGACGCCACGGTCACGGAGCGGATCCTGCCCAAGACGGCAGCGAATGGCTACCAGCGCCAAAAGATGTATACAGTCCGTCTGCAATTCTACCCCGCAGACGAAGTGCACGAGGAGTACAATGCCTCGACGGAGCATGTGCTTCAAGGGCTCGAAGCGACCTTTGTGCCGCTgatcgagcgcgaaatTCAGCGCGAGATgaagcgccagcgccaggACCAGGTCCGGCAGACGCAGGCCATCGGCCACGGGCAGAGCTTTGCAGAGGGCCAGACGGAGACGACCGCAGCCGAAGGCGTCGAGCCGAATGCAGAGGATtcggacgacgaggcgccCGTGTCCGACACGGAAGACAATGCCGACGCAgccaaacggcgcgcgaatgcTGCAAGCGTCTCGTATGACGATCGCGACGAGACTGACGATGATCTGCACACCGCCTTTcaggacgaggagcttATTGACGACGAGGCAATGGAAGACACCATCGAGACGCGCATCAGCGATCTCGGCGAGAAATTCCAGAGCGAGACCAAGTACGTGCAGGCGTTCCGCTTCGATGCgaagcacggcgcatggGCCGAGTTTGACTTGCACATCCACAGCAGCGCTGAAAAGATGCTGCTCATCAaccttgtcgagcgcgtgtgctgcgccagtGTCGTGCATGAAATTCCACGGATCAGCAGGGTGCTTGTGCCGCCACCGACACCAGGGAACGATGCTGTGGCGCTCACCGCCGAGGGCATTAATATTCCCGGCATGTGGGAGTTTGCGTTCGGCCTTGTGGATCTCGATGCAATCTACACGAACGATATCGGCGCACTATTGGCCTGCTATGGCGTCGAAGCGGCACGAGCGGCGATCGTCAGCGAGCTCAAAGGCATCTTTGATACCTATGGCATTGGCGTCTCGATGCGCCACCTCTATTTGATCGCCGACTACCAGACCGCCTTTGGCGATTTCCGCCCGTTTAGCCGCGGCGGATTGGCCGATTCGCCCTCGCCATTGCTCAAGGCTAGCTTTGAGATGACCATGGCATTCctcagcggcgcggcgctcttccaGGAAGAAGACCACCTTAGCTCGCCTTCCGCCAACATCGTCATGGGACGCCCCGTGACGATGGGCACGGGTGCAGTGACGGTGCATGCGGCCGTGCCCGCCCGTGCATAG
- a CDS encoding uncharacterized protein (TransMembrane:4 (o12-37i58-79o91-111i146-164o)) yields the protein MTARATECVCRGFGIVGSGVFLGMTLSVSSVTLPMILRQRTIKPRERVELFKDMYELTVARWLPIGVLASLSYFAAAYFAPAHSGRHAKSVLFAAGAAMISIAPCTLLFVMEHVTKLKGYLKLADSAFPSNEEVLTALRRWGRMHVTRTVCAGAAFALGLYNLMS from the exons ATgactgcgcgcgccacagAATGTGTGTGCCGAGGCTTTGGCATTGTAGGGAGCGGCGTATTTCTCG GCATGACGCTTTCCGTCTCGAGCGTGACGTTGCCCATGATTCTCCGCCAGCGGACCAtcaagccgcgcgagcgcgtcgagctgtTCAAAGATATGTATGAGCTCACGGTAGCGCGCTGGCTTCCTATTGGGGTCCTGGCCTCGCTGTCGTACTTTGCTGCTGCGTACTttgcgccggcgcacaGCGGTCGTCATGCAAAGAGTGTGCTGTTTgccgctggcgccgcgATGATTTCGATAGCGCCATGCACCCTGCTGTTTGTCATGGAACATGTGACGAAGCTGAAAGGGTACTTGAAGCTGGCAGACAGTGCGTTCCCTTCGAACGAGGAGGTGCttacggcgctgcgcaggtgGGGCCGTATGCATGTGACAAGGACTGTCTGTgcgggcgctgcgtttgcacTGGGCTTGTACAATTTGATGTCGTAA